Genomic DNA from Dioscorea cayenensis subsp. rotundata cultivar TDr96_F1 chromosome 1, TDr96_F1_v2_PseudoChromosome.rev07_lg8_w22 25.fasta, whole genome shotgun sequence:
GTCTTGAATTGgcactttaattaattatgagtgCAAGTACTGATTGATCTTTATTTTTAagtcttcataaaaaaaattaataaaatcactTATTGTGCTCATGAACTGGACAACAAAAGAGGATCCCGATCGACCAGCGATAATGGAAAGTACTTGGACTTCACGGTACTCAATCATTAATTTTATACTAAGTAGTTTTAAttttgaagggaaaaaaaaaaaaacaaagtgagaAGTGAAAATTAACCCttctagctagctagctaggtagcatatatatatatatatatagtcctcCACTCAGTGCTATAAATACTTGTATCAAAGGACTATAGTTATTAGTTAGGACGGCCTGGCTTTTCATGAATGCCAAGTACACCATGCAGCCTAGGTATATTCCAGTAccctttttctccttctttctcCTCGTCCTAgttaactactacagtactagtGCTAGTTGCCATGGCTTTCTTTTAGCTATGGCACACTCAACAGCAAACATCGCAAACCTCCAGACCTACATAGTCCATGTCCAACAACCACCTGGTCTTGCAGCCACAAGCTCTTCCgatgctgatgctgatgctgaGCGGGAAATATGGTACAAATCCTTCTTGCCCGCACGCCTTTTATTGGGTTCCGGCGAGCCCGAGTGGCTCTACGCCTACCACCACGTAACCAGCGGTTTTGCTGTCCGGCTAACAGAGGACGAGCTCTCTACCATGAAGGAGAAGGACGGCTTCCTCCTCGCGTATCCTGACCGTCTCATCCCACTCCAGACCACTTACTCTTCTTCATTCCTCGGTCTGGAGGATCACGGAAAGCACAGTCTATGGGATGCTTCAAACTATGGGGCCGGCATCATCATTGGCGTGCTCGACACGGGCATCGCTCCAAACCACACCTCCTTTAATGACCAAGGTATGCCGTTCCCGCCCGCCAAATGGAAGGGCAACTGCGAGTTCCCGCCACCGGCCGGCTGCAACAAGAAGCTCATAGGTGCAAGGAATTTCATTCGTGGCCAAAATGCCATGCGTGGCATTCCAACAAACGTTGTAACCCAGCCACCCTACGACTCTGAGGGACATGGGACGCACACCGCCGGCACAGCTGCCGGGAGGTTTGTTGAAGGGGCTGGCGCTTATGGGAATGCCATGGGCTTGGCTGTTGGGATGGCTCCGCGTGCTCATCTAGCCATCTACAAGGTCTGCTCGGAAAATGGATGTCCAACAAGCGATATAATGGCCGGCCTCGATGCAGCCGTCAGTGACGGGGTAGATGTTCTATCTCTCTCCCTCGGCGGAAAATCATTACCATTCTACCAGGACGGGATAGCCATTGGGACGTTCGGGGCCATTCAGAAGGGTGTTTTTGTTAGTTGCGCTGCTGGCAACTCCGGGCCTTCTGACAGCACACTGTCCAATGAGGCACCGTGGATTCTGACCGTGGGAGCGAGCACCATGGACAGGAGCATCAGAACAACCGTCACGCTCGGCAACGGACAACAGTTTGATGGAGAGTCCCTCAACCAAGGGATACCTTTCCCGGCTACCTCGCCGATTCCCTTAGTGTACGCCGGAGGGAGAAGGCAAACTGCCACCTGCAGCACCCTATCCGGTGTCAACGTGCGAGGGAAGGTGGTGGTGTGTGACATGGGTGGCGGCATAGGACGCGTCGCCAAAGGTTCCACAGTGAAAGCTGCTGGTGGGGTGGGTATGATCCTAGCCAACCTCCCGGAGATGGGTTATAGCACACTCGCAGAACCTCATGTCATCCCAACATCTCATGTTACCTACGAAGCAGCCTCCCAAATTAAGGCTTACATCAAATCTGCCGCCTCATTAACCGCCAACCCTGTGGCAACCATCACCCCGAAAGGCACTTTGTTTGGAGCTCCACCTGTTGCTCCCATCGTTGCCTACTTCTCTTCACGCGGACCCAGCCAGGCCAGCCCAAACATCTTGAAGCCCGACATCATCGGACCCGGTGTCAACGTTCTCGCAGCATGGCCATTCCCAGTGGGACCTGTTGGTGAGTCAAACCCATTCAACGTGATATCCGGCACGTCCATGTCCACACCGCACTTAAGTGGCATCGCGGCACTGCTCAGGGCAGTGCATCCAAAATGGTCACCGGCGATGATCAAATCTGCCATCATGACATCATCTGACGTAACTGGAAGTGATGGACAACTTATCGGGGACCAGTTGCTGCGACCGTACAACCTGTTTGCTACTGGTGTGGGCCATGTGAATCCAACAAAAGCGTCCGACCCAGGGCTTGTCTTTGATATCGGCCCTCAGGAGTACATCGCTTACCTCTGCGGCCTTGGCTACGACGACAAGCAGGTCAGCGCAGTCGTGCGCAGCTCGGTCAGTTGCTCAAGTTACCCAGCTGAAGTGGACCTCAACTATCCGTCCATCACTGTGGTCTTGGATTCTAAGGGGTGGGCTAATGCAACTAGGTTCGTCACGAATGTCGGGCAGGCTGTATCCTTGTACAAGGTCAATGTGACACCACCACCTGGAGTGAAGGTCATTGTTGAACCTGACACATTGAGTTTCACGGCCTCGCACAAAGTTGAGAAGTTCACCGTCCAATTTCAGGGAACAGCAGACGCCTCGTCTAACAGAGTGGGCTCGTTGACGTGGAGTTCGGGAACTAATCAAGTGGCCTTGCGCAGCCCATTACTGGTTGTGCCCTCCTCATCGTCGTCTTTGTCGGGGAGCTCTGTCATGGCTGCCAAGCAATCaaccatttatatataaatctgtATGGTAATTAATAACCAAACTCTCCGAAGTTGGCCGGGCTTCTATCTCCACGATCATTAATTTCCAGTGTTTTGTGTAAGGTCATGGTTATGGTCGGTATCACTTAATTTCCAGTGTTTCTTGGGTTGTTATatctaaacttttaaataaataataattttaatcaacAGTAGAGAAAGCATACTAAGGTTAATTACGCGGAGCTTCATACAACAAATcaaatgagagagaaaaaaaacctCGTGAGCCTGAACATGTCAGGTCAAACTACACCCAGTCGTAtgtttatacatacatacatgaatTGGACGTAATTTTATCATCatattacttttttaattaaaattttcccctaagattaaataagataacaatGATCATCaaatatctttaattttcttcaaaacATTTTAACAGTTTTTTGAATTATGTTATTGAATATAGTGTaaacataaaatcaataatCTTGTTAACTCACTTGATAATTTGCagttttgctttttttaaaaacagagAAGTACCATATTGTGTCTTTTCTAACACTTTTGAATTGCAACCGtactagataaaaaaatatatttgtatttctcTTCCCCTAAAGGTCTTTTTTTTTAGGGGATTTTCTGtggtgtgtttttttatgttctgTTGTTTGATTTTACCACTTCTGGTGGTGTCTGTTTTTTGTTGTGAGCCTTGGCTCTTGGGTTGTACTCCTGTGCtttgttctttcttctttttaatgaacgtggtttatccacttttttaaaaaaataaaaaaataaaaaaataaaaaacacatctTGCAACAAGCCAAAGGACGGGAGCATCCAAACATGTACGTTTCCTTTGTCTCGAAATGACGGGGGATGTCACCATTTCCTTTCAGGTGCAGCTCCTTGCTGTTTACTATTACAAAAATCGTATTTGATCATGGAACTCATAAGTGGTGAACAAACTTTAGTTTCTTTATTTGGTAAAttggaaaattaaattattatattttcatatgtttGTAATATTCGTCATTGGTTGtcaaatatttagtttttttatcttttaagttagaaaatttaaggttttttttaaaaaaaaaaaataataattttaaagaatttttcaaATGGTCTTTCCACTTAAAAGTAAATCCACACGTTGCCAACTGATCTGCTATATGGACATATGTGAATTGTTACCAAGATGTCATATGCTAATATTTTGCATTGACATTCTGTTTACTTTAATTCTTCGTTTGTGTTATTCTCTTGCTTTCATATCTTTAGCTTGCCTGATCAACTAGAACTTCAGGTTTTTATGAGTCATATGCATATCTGTagacatttttttcttaatgtcattATGGTTTCTTTCTTCAATTCCTTCTAC
This window encodes:
- the LOC120263548 gene encoding subtilisin-like protease: MNAKYTMQPRYIPVPFFSFFLLVLVNYYSTSASCHGFLLAMAHSTANIANLQTYIVHVQQPPGLAATSSSDADADAEREIWYKSFLPARLLLGSGEPEWLYAYHHVTSGFAVRLTEDELSTMKEKDGFLLAYPDRLIPLQTTYSSSFLGLEDHGKHSLWDASNYGAGIIIGVLDTGIAPNHTSFNDQGMPFPPAKWKGNCEFPPPAGCNKKLIGARNFIRGQNAMRGIPTNVVTQPPYDSEGHGTHTAGTAAGRFVEGAGAYGNAMGLAVGMAPRAHLAIYKVCSENGCPTSDIMAGLDAAVSDGVDVLSLSLGGKSLPFYQDGIAIGTFGAIQKGVFVSCAAGNSGPSDSTLSNEAPWILTVGASTMDRSIRTTVTLGNGQQFDGESLNQGIPFPATSPIPLVYAGGRRQTATCSTLSGVNVRGKVVVCDMGGGIGRVAKGSTVKAAGGVGMILANLPEMGYSTLAEPHVIPTSHVTYEAASQIKAYIKSAASLTANPVATITPKGTLFGAPPVAPIVAYFSSRGPSQASPNILKPDIIGPGVNVLAAWPFPVGPVGESNPFNVISGTSMSTPHLSGIAALLRAVHPKWSPAMIKSAIMTSSDVTGSDGQLIGDQLLRPYNLFATGVGHVNPTKASDPGLVFDIGPQEYIAYLCGLGYDDKQVSAVVRSSVSCSSYPAEVDLNYPSITVVLDSKGWANATRFVTNVGQAVSLYKVNVTPPPGVKVIVEPDTLSFTASHKVEKFTVQFQGTADASSNRVGSLTWSSGTNQVALRSPLLVVPSSSSSLSGSSVMAAKQSTIYI